From Vanessa tameamea isolate UH-Manoa-2023 chromosome 26, ilVanTame1 primary haplotype, whole genome shotgun sequence, one genomic window encodes:
- the LOC113393212 gene encoding polyamine-transporting ATPase 13A3 isoform X2, translating into MTLSVEQQITLDDSQLVVHGYRKCRWRTILMHILSTLTCGIPYLFFHWCPTWLLYVTSVRCCFQNADKVLVIETFQKKCKSYFIHKIIDKNIADASGLLNEGFEDEFGGEKGPLDSADDLYTPLHLDDGTKLNVQQYRYFRHKKQYLIWDACRAQWVRLAGVERGTTCAQLHAAAARPPCTERRLRILNIYGLNEIKVPVQSIMTLIMLEVFNPFYVFQLFTIAVWLAEPYYYYCIAIVLMSTFGVATSVIQTKKNQESLRATVEAHDTVELWGGRRVASRALCPGDVLALPPHGATMLCDAALLTGAAVVNESMLTGESVPVTKTALQRIDKEFNLKEHNSSVLFCGTKVIQTRYYNNEPVKALVLRTGYNTSKGELVRSILYPVPADFKFDRDSYKFIIILACIALVGLGYTVALKTYRAMTVGDIIIKALDIITIVVPPALPAAMTVGRLYAVGRLKRARITCLNTRAVNVSGSLDCICFDKTGTLTEDGLDMWGVVTVSTASSPPLLGRPQRDPKQLNDLHELKIGMASCHSLTLLNGELAGDPLDLKMFESTSWLLEEPDVPEQANYDMLTPTVVKPRGAANINVDDLHVPLEVGIVQQYQFVSQLQRASVAVRLLGEDVLRVYCKGAPETLRTLCKPHTVPANLDEVLNSYAEKGYRVIAMSTRILEATFKQLQKMKREEVELDLEFLGLIILENRLKPATTSIIRELKEANIHVVMITGDNLHTALSVARECGVLRAAERVVLLSARGARLYCQSSRHGVNVGGCVSLELECAGETGAADSGRGSWRSASGSQDAETGHSEPQYKIVMTGDTWKVLRTHHASLVGRVIARGAVFARMSPDQKQQLVLDYQALGYYVGMCGDGANDCGALRAAHAGISLSELESSVAAPFTAAQADVACVTRVLREGRAALATSFGVFKFMIAYSLTEFLSVAFLYYFDSNLTDFQFLFVDVALIVNFAFFFGKTEAHSGRLCKVPPLTSLLGLVPIASLVGQMLLIVVGQYLSYLALTHFPWYVRHTYEGDEANECWENYAIFTISMFQYVTMAIVFSHGSPYRRSVVTNKRLMVSVLLMTAICVYVTVSPAQWLSKFLELRMPKDSLLSYIVLALASFNFVLALFFERVVIEYMMERKQMIPNFLKERHVRKTPHLMIKRQLTDMDYLSCDSVIKYDKETNGSVFDSVSE; encoded by the exons tggaTTATTAAATGAAGGCTTTGAAGATGAATTCGGCGGTGAGAAAGGTCCATTGGATAGCGCAGATGATCTGTACACTCCGTTACATTTGGACGACGGAACTAAATTAA ATGTCCAGCAGTATCGATACTTCCGTCACAAAAAACAGTACCTGATATGGGACGCGTGTCGTGCGCAGTGGGTGCGCCTCGCGGGGGTGGAGCGCGGAACCACGTGCGCACAGCTACACGCCGCCGCCGCCAGGCCGCCCTGCACAGAGCGGCGATTGCGAAT attaaacatTTATGGTCTCAACGAAATCAAAGTGCCAGTCCAATCGATAATGACGCTAATTATGTTGGAAGTGTTCAACCCGTTCTACGTCTTTCAATTATTTACGATAGCCGTCTGGCTGGCCGAGCCATACTACTACTACTGTATTGCGATCGTGCTCATGTCCACGTTCGGTGTTGCCACATCGGTTATACAGACAAAAAAG AACCAGGAGAGCCTGCGCGCGACGGTGGAGGCGCACGACACGGTGGAGCTGTGGGGCGGGCGGCGCGTGGCCAGCCGCGCGCTGTGCCCGGGCGACGTGCTGGCGCTGCCGCCGCACGGCGCCACCATGCTGTGCGACGCCGCGCTGCTCACGGGCGCCGCCGTCGTCAACGAGAGCATGCTCACCG GAGAATCAGTGCCAGTAACAAAAACGGCTTTACAAAGAATCGACAAAGAGTTCAATTTGAAGGAACACAACTCTAGCGTACTGTTCTGCGGCACGAAAGTTATCCAGACTCGGTATTACAATAACGAACCCGTTAA AGCACTGGTCCTGCGCACAGGATACAACACGAGCAAGGGTGAACTGGTTCGAAGCATCCTGTATCCCGTTCCCGCTGATTTCAAGTTTGACAGagattcatataaatttataatcattctAGCCTGCATTGCTCTTGTAGGGTTGGGGTATACTGTTGCTTTAAAG ACATACAGAGCTATGACAGTGGGAGACATAATTATAAAGGCACTAGATATAATAACAATAGTGGTACCACCCGCGCTACCTGCCGCTATGACGGTAGGTCGTCTGTACGCAGTGGGAAGACTCAAGCGTGCCAGGATTACTTGCCTGAACACCAGGGCCGTTAATGTTAGCGGATCGTTGGACTGCATTTGTTTTGATAag ACTGGAACGTTAACAGAAGATGGCCTCGACATGTGGGGGGTAGTAACTGTCAGTACGGCCTCATCCCCTCCACTTTTAGGAAGACCTCAAAGAGACCCGAAACAGTTAAACGACCTCCACGAATTAAAGATAGGAATGGCTTCCTGTCACAGTTTGACTTTGTTAAACGGGGAATTGGCTGGCGATCCACTGGATttaaag ATGTTCGAGTCGACGAGCTGGCTCCTCGAAGAGCCCGATGTGCCCGAGCAGGCCAACTATGACATGCTCACACCGACCGTTGTGAAGCCCCGGGGCGCTGCTAACATCAACGTTGACGACCTACAT gTCCCCTTGGAGGTAGGCATCGTCCAGCAATACCAGTTCGTATCTCAGCTGCAGCGCGCCTCAGTGGCGGTCCGGTTACTGGGGGAGGACGTGCTGCGAGTGTACTGCAAGGGAGCCCCGGAGACTTTGCGCACTCTGTGCAAACCGCACACCG TGCCTGCAAATTTGGACGAAGTGTTAAACTCGTATGCAGAGAAGGGCTACAGGGTTATCGCAATGTCGACGCGGATTTTGGAAGCCACGTTCAAGCAATTGCAGAAGATGAAAAGAGAGGAA gtGGAATTAGATTTAGAATTTCTCGGTCTCATAATACTGGAGAATCGTCTGAAGCCCGCGACTACGAGCATCATAAGAGAGTTGAAGGAGGCCAACATACACGTCGTTATGATAACTG GCGACAACCTGCACACGGCGCTGAGCGTGGCGCGCGAGTGCGGCGTGCTGCGCGCCGCCGAGCGCGTCGTGCTGCTGTCGGCGCGCGGCGCCCGCCTCTACTGCCAGAGCTCGCGCCACGGG GTGAATGTGGGTGGTTGCGTGTCGCTGGAGCTGGAGTGTGCGGGGGAGACGGGGGCGGCGGACAGCGGTCGCGGCTCGTGGCGCTCCGCTAGCGGCTCGCAGGATGCAGAGACGGGCCACAGTGAGCCGCAGTATAAGATCGTCATGACTGGCGACACGTGGAAG GTGCTGCGGACGCACCACGCGTCGCTGGTGGGTCGCGTGATCGCCCGCGGGGCCGTGTTCGCGCGCATGTCGCCCGACCAGAAGCAGCAGCTCGTGCTCGACTACCAGGCGCTCGGCTACTACGTCG gcATGTGCGGCGACGGCGCCAATGACTGCGGCGCGCTGCGGGCGGCGCACGCGGGCATCTCGCTGTCGGAGCTGGAGAGCTCGGTGGCGGCGCCCTTCACGGCGGCGCAGGCGGACGTGGCGTGCGTGACGCGCGTGCTGCGCGAGGGccgcgccgcgctcgccaccAGCTTCGGCGTCTTCAAGTTCATGATCGCCTACTCGCTCACGGAGTTCCTCTCGGTCGCCTTCCTATACTACTTCGACTCGAATCTCACCGACTTCCAGTTCCTGTTCGTGGACGTGGCTCTCATCGTGAACTTCGCCTTCTTTTTCGGCAAGACGGAGGCGCACTCGGGCCGGCTGTGCAAGGTGCCGCCGCTGACGTCGCTGCTGGGTCTCGTGCCGATAGCGTCGCTGGTGGGCCAGATGCTGTTGATAGTCGTCGGTCAGTACCTGAGCTACCTGGCTCTGACCCATTTCCCGTGGTACGTGCGACACACGTACGAGGGCGACGAGGCCAACGAGTGCTGGGAGAACTACGCCATCTTCACGATTTCCATGTTCCAGTATGTGACCATGGCGATAGTCTTCAGCCATGGCTCCCCCTATAGGCGCTCCGTGGTCACGAACAAGCGGCTGATGGTGAGCGTATTACTGATGACCGCTATTTGCGTTTACGTAACGGTGTCGCCGGCGCAGTGGTTATCAAAGTTCCTCGAACTCAGGATGCCGAAAGATTCTCTTCTATCCTATATAGTATTAGCTTTGGCGTCTTTTAATTTCGTCCTGGCTCTGTTCTTCGAGAGAGTCGTAATCGAATATATGATGGAACGAAAGCAAATGATACCGAACTTCCTGAAGGAGAGACACGTGAGGAAGACTCCGCATCTGATGATCAAGCGACAGTTGACGGATATGGATTATTTGAGCTGTGATAGTGTTATTAAATACGATAAGGAAACGAACGGTTCGGTGTTTGATTCTGTTtcggaataa
- the LOC113393212 gene encoding polyamine-transporting ATPase 13A3 isoform X1 has protein sequence MSYEEEIQPLIVYSSLQSRESLDNFTFQNINTDPEFDQVVHGYRKCRWRTILMHILSTLTCGIPYLFFHWCPTWLLYVTSVRCCFQNADKVLVIETFQKKCKSYFIHKIIDKNIADASGLLNEGFEDEFGGEKGPLDSADDLYTPLHLDDGTKLNVQQYRYFRHKKQYLIWDACRAQWVRLAGVERGTTCAQLHAAAARPPCTERRLRILNIYGLNEIKVPVQSIMTLIMLEVFNPFYVFQLFTIAVWLAEPYYYYCIAIVLMSTFGVATSVIQTKKNQESLRATVEAHDTVELWGGRRVASRALCPGDVLALPPHGATMLCDAALLTGAAVVNESMLTGESVPVTKTALQRIDKEFNLKEHNSSVLFCGTKVIQTRYYNNEPVKALVLRTGYNTSKGELVRSILYPVPADFKFDRDSYKFIIILACIALVGLGYTVALKTYRAMTVGDIIIKALDIITIVVPPALPAAMTVGRLYAVGRLKRARITCLNTRAVNVSGSLDCICFDKTGTLTEDGLDMWGVVTVSTASSPPLLGRPQRDPKQLNDLHELKIGMASCHSLTLLNGELAGDPLDLKMFESTSWLLEEPDVPEQANYDMLTPTVVKPRGAANINVDDLHVPLEVGIVQQYQFVSQLQRASVAVRLLGEDVLRVYCKGAPETLRTLCKPHTVPANLDEVLNSYAEKGYRVIAMSTRILEATFKQLQKMKREEVELDLEFLGLIILENRLKPATTSIIRELKEANIHVVMITGDNLHTALSVARECGVLRAAERVVLLSARGARLYCQSSRHGVNVGGCVSLELECAGETGAADSGRGSWRSASGSQDAETGHSEPQYKIVMTGDTWKVLRTHHASLVGRVIARGAVFARMSPDQKQQLVLDYQALGYYVGMCGDGANDCGALRAAHAGISLSELESSVAAPFTAAQADVACVTRVLREGRAALATSFGVFKFMIAYSLTEFLSVAFLYYFDSNLTDFQFLFVDVALIVNFAFFFGKTEAHSGRLCKVPPLTSLLGLVPIASLVGQMLLIVVGQYLSYLALTHFPWYVRHTYEGDEANECWENYAIFTISMFQYVTMAIVFSHGSPYRRSVVTNKRLMVSVLLMTAICVYVTVSPAQWLSKFLELRMPKDSLLSYIVLALASFNFVLALFFERVVIEYMMERKQMIPNFLKERHVRKTPHLMIKRQLTDMDYLSCDSVIKYDKETNGSVFDSVSE, from the exons tggaTTATTAAATGAAGGCTTTGAAGATGAATTCGGCGGTGAGAAAGGTCCATTGGATAGCGCAGATGATCTGTACACTCCGTTACATTTGGACGACGGAACTAAATTAA ATGTCCAGCAGTATCGATACTTCCGTCACAAAAAACAGTACCTGATATGGGACGCGTGTCGTGCGCAGTGGGTGCGCCTCGCGGGGGTGGAGCGCGGAACCACGTGCGCACAGCTACACGCCGCCGCCGCCAGGCCGCCCTGCACAGAGCGGCGATTGCGAAT attaaacatTTATGGTCTCAACGAAATCAAAGTGCCAGTCCAATCGATAATGACGCTAATTATGTTGGAAGTGTTCAACCCGTTCTACGTCTTTCAATTATTTACGATAGCCGTCTGGCTGGCCGAGCCATACTACTACTACTGTATTGCGATCGTGCTCATGTCCACGTTCGGTGTTGCCACATCGGTTATACAGACAAAAAAG AACCAGGAGAGCCTGCGCGCGACGGTGGAGGCGCACGACACGGTGGAGCTGTGGGGCGGGCGGCGCGTGGCCAGCCGCGCGCTGTGCCCGGGCGACGTGCTGGCGCTGCCGCCGCACGGCGCCACCATGCTGTGCGACGCCGCGCTGCTCACGGGCGCCGCCGTCGTCAACGAGAGCATGCTCACCG GAGAATCAGTGCCAGTAACAAAAACGGCTTTACAAAGAATCGACAAAGAGTTCAATTTGAAGGAACACAACTCTAGCGTACTGTTCTGCGGCACGAAAGTTATCCAGACTCGGTATTACAATAACGAACCCGTTAA AGCACTGGTCCTGCGCACAGGATACAACACGAGCAAGGGTGAACTGGTTCGAAGCATCCTGTATCCCGTTCCCGCTGATTTCAAGTTTGACAGagattcatataaatttataatcattctAGCCTGCATTGCTCTTGTAGGGTTGGGGTATACTGTTGCTTTAAAG ACATACAGAGCTATGACAGTGGGAGACATAATTATAAAGGCACTAGATATAATAACAATAGTGGTACCACCCGCGCTACCTGCCGCTATGACGGTAGGTCGTCTGTACGCAGTGGGAAGACTCAAGCGTGCCAGGATTACTTGCCTGAACACCAGGGCCGTTAATGTTAGCGGATCGTTGGACTGCATTTGTTTTGATAag ACTGGAACGTTAACAGAAGATGGCCTCGACATGTGGGGGGTAGTAACTGTCAGTACGGCCTCATCCCCTCCACTTTTAGGAAGACCTCAAAGAGACCCGAAACAGTTAAACGACCTCCACGAATTAAAGATAGGAATGGCTTCCTGTCACAGTTTGACTTTGTTAAACGGGGAATTGGCTGGCGATCCACTGGATttaaag ATGTTCGAGTCGACGAGCTGGCTCCTCGAAGAGCCCGATGTGCCCGAGCAGGCCAACTATGACATGCTCACACCGACCGTTGTGAAGCCCCGGGGCGCTGCTAACATCAACGTTGACGACCTACAT gTCCCCTTGGAGGTAGGCATCGTCCAGCAATACCAGTTCGTATCTCAGCTGCAGCGCGCCTCAGTGGCGGTCCGGTTACTGGGGGAGGACGTGCTGCGAGTGTACTGCAAGGGAGCCCCGGAGACTTTGCGCACTCTGTGCAAACCGCACACCG TGCCTGCAAATTTGGACGAAGTGTTAAACTCGTATGCAGAGAAGGGCTACAGGGTTATCGCAATGTCGACGCGGATTTTGGAAGCCACGTTCAAGCAATTGCAGAAGATGAAAAGAGAGGAA gtGGAATTAGATTTAGAATTTCTCGGTCTCATAATACTGGAGAATCGTCTGAAGCCCGCGACTACGAGCATCATAAGAGAGTTGAAGGAGGCCAACATACACGTCGTTATGATAACTG GCGACAACCTGCACACGGCGCTGAGCGTGGCGCGCGAGTGCGGCGTGCTGCGCGCCGCCGAGCGCGTCGTGCTGCTGTCGGCGCGCGGCGCCCGCCTCTACTGCCAGAGCTCGCGCCACGGG GTGAATGTGGGTGGTTGCGTGTCGCTGGAGCTGGAGTGTGCGGGGGAGACGGGGGCGGCGGACAGCGGTCGCGGCTCGTGGCGCTCCGCTAGCGGCTCGCAGGATGCAGAGACGGGCCACAGTGAGCCGCAGTATAAGATCGTCATGACTGGCGACACGTGGAAG GTGCTGCGGACGCACCACGCGTCGCTGGTGGGTCGCGTGATCGCCCGCGGGGCCGTGTTCGCGCGCATGTCGCCCGACCAGAAGCAGCAGCTCGTGCTCGACTACCAGGCGCTCGGCTACTACGTCG gcATGTGCGGCGACGGCGCCAATGACTGCGGCGCGCTGCGGGCGGCGCACGCGGGCATCTCGCTGTCGGAGCTGGAGAGCTCGGTGGCGGCGCCCTTCACGGCGGCGCAGGCGGACGTGGCGTGCGTGACGCGCGTGCTGCGCGAGGGccgcgccgcgctcgccaccAGCTTCGGCGTCTTCAAGTTCATGATCGCCTACTCGCTCACGGAGTTCCTCTCGGTCGCCTTCCTATACTACTTCGACTCGAATCTCACCGACTTCCAGTTCCTGTTCGTGGACGTGGCTCTCATCGTGAACTTCGCCTTCTTTTTCGGCAAGACGGAGGCGCACTCGGGCCGGCTGTGCAAGGTGCCGCCGCTGACGTCGCTGCTGGGTCTCGTGCCGATAGCGTCGCTGGTGGGCCAGATGCTGTTGATAGTCGTCGGTCAGTACCTGAGCTACCTGGCTCTGACCCATTTCCCGTGGTACGTGCGACACACGTACGAGGGCGACGAGGCCAACGAGTGCTGGGAGAACTACGCCATCTTCACGATTTCCATGTTCCAGTATGTGACCATGGCGATAGTCTTCAGCCATGGCTCCCCCTATAGGCGCTCCGTGGTCACGAACAAGCGGCTGATGGTGAGCGTATTACTGATGACCGCTATTTGCGTTTACGTAACGGTGTCGCCGGCGCAGTGGTTATCAAAGTTCCTCGAACTCAGGATGCCGAAAGATTCTCTTCTATCCTATATAGTATTAGCTTTGGCGTCTTTTAATTTCGTCCTGGCTCTGTTCTTCGAGAGAGTCGTAATCGAATATATGATGGAACGAAAGCAAATGATACCGAACTTCCTGAAGGAGAGACACGTGAGGAAGACTCCGCATCTGATGATCAAGCGACAGTTGACGGATATGGATTATTTGAGCTGTGATAGTGTTATTAAATACGATAAGGAAACGAACGGTTCGGTGTTTGATTCTGTTtcggaataa